One Candidatus Cloacimonadota bacterium genomic window, AATCCCTTTAAATGAACCATTTTAATGGTTTTATTTTATTAGAAAAACGGTTGAAACCGTTAGTTTGTCTTCCTGAATCATATTCCCACAAATAAATTTATGGATTTCTTTGAACAGTAATATTAAAGGCAATTAATCTTCTTAAATTGTCTTGATTCATAAAGTTAGAATTCTCATTCCTTCAAATTTTGAAGGTTTGCCTGCTTTGGATTTTTTTTGCTTTAACTCATTCCTGTGCTTTCTAGCGGGAATTCCTTTTCTGACAAGGAAAGGATCCTATGAAAACATTTCCGAAGATTGGACTCGGAACAAGTTCCGAGCTACTAAATCATTGCGGTTCTTTTTGAATATGTTCCTCAAATACAGGTTTGAAATTCTTGAATTGATTAACAGTCAGGCTATCCTGCACGAGTTTTTCTTTGATCCGATTAATTTCCGAATAAATAATGAATTTCTGAACTTCCGAACTCTCCTCAAAAAGTTCATTCAATAAATACCAGCTGAGTAGAAATTGTCCTTCTTGAGCATAAAGTCCGGCAAGATTAAAAATAATATCGAACCTGTTTTTTGCTTTCGGAAAATCGGTATAGAGTCGGATCAGATATTTTTTTGCTTCCTGAAAGTTATCCAATGAAAACCAGGAAACATAAGAAAAATAGAGAGCATCTTCAATATGCAGAGAATCGTTCGAAATAATTATCTGATCAAGAATCTCGAGAGCATCTTCATATTTTTTCTGAAAAATATTGTTCACAGCAATTTTCAGGTCTAAGAAAACAGTATCCGAAAAAGTCGTATCCTTCCTGATATTTTTGTAAATATCGATAGCTTCACTGAAAAGCTGGTTGGTTTCATAGATCTCGGCAATGATCAGGAGTAAGTCATTATGCAAAGAATTAATTTTGATTGTATCGAATATTGCCGTAACTTTCTCGACTGCAAGAACAGGATTAATATGTAAGATAGATTGTTTGAATTTCATTCTTGCAGAATTTTTCAGGGAATCATTAGTAGTGGACATAATTATTTTAGAAAATTCCAATGTCGCTTTATCCCAGTCTTTTAATCCTTCATAAGCCAATCCCTTAAAAAATATCAAGGAATCGATCATTACGGAATCGAGTAAAGTCGAGTCGATAATTGTTATTGCCTGCGTGTATTCTTCTGTTTTCAGGAAATATTTGATCAATTCGAAATTGTGAGTGGATCTAAGAATTTCATTATTTTTATCGATTCTTTCATCTTCTGCCATCAAGGCGATGAAAGAAAACAATAAAAATAATAATATAATTTTTTTCATGATTCTTCTTTTTGACTTTTATGATACATTAACCTTTCACTTTAGTGAATGGAAGATAAGATCACCACCACTCAGCCCTGAGTTCATTCAGGTCATCCCAAACATTAACCATTCACTTCACTAGCAAAGATCGCTGCACCCAGAGCTCCGGTGATGAAGGAATTTTCAGGAACAATTATTTCCGCATTCAAAACCGATGAAATCGCTTTCGTCATCCCCACATTTTTAGCAACTCCACCTGTAAAAACAACCGGCTTCTGCCAATGAAGTTGAGATAGAAAACTTTTTGTCCTTTTAGCAATAGAATGATGAACTGACATAATTATATCCGCTCTTTTCTTTCCCTGCGAGATCAATCCGATAATTTCTGATTCTGCAAAAACGACACAAGTGCTATCAATATTTATCTTTTCATTGGATTGTAAAGAAATCTTACCGAGTTCATCGACTGTTAATTCTAAAATGTGAGCTACAACTTCCAGGAATCTTCCGGTTCCTGCTGCGCATTTGTCATTCATCACAAAATCAATAACTTTTCCCTTCTCGTTAACGAGGATCACTTTAGAATCCTGACCTCCGATATCGATGACAGTTCTAACTTCAGGGAAAAGGAAGTTCACACCTCTGGCATGACAAGTAATTTCGGAAACCTGTTTATCAGCGAATCTAACTAATTTTCTTCCATAACCTGTCGCATATATTTTTGAAATATCTCTCTTATTAATTTCCAAATTTGACAATGTTTTTTTAGATAAAAATTCTGATGTTGTTTTGGGATTAACTCCCGTATCAACGACATTTGAATATTTTATTCGATTATTTTGAAATATGACTATTTTTGTAGTTCTTGATCCGGAATCTATTCCAATTGATATTTTTTGCATTTATCCTCAATTCTGTATTCAACTTCCGAATGTTTCGATTTGCCGAATCTTCGGAATATTGATGTTTTTTCAAAACAATCGGAAGATTCAGCAAGCTGAACATTCAGATGTTTTTTCAACTTCCGAATGTGTGAAGCTCTTCGGAATGTTGGAATCACCTCAGATTTAATCAGACAGGATAACAGGATTTATAGGATTATGTTTTTTCTTGGCGTCCTTTGCGCCTTTGCGGTGAGATAAAAACAATCGGAAGACCTACGGACATTCCGATGTTTTTTAGGACTCAAGTTTCCAACATCCATTCCTCGACCAATCCCGGCAGAATTTCTCCCGCTTTTCCCTGACGGAACTCATCTATCATCCGGACATTCTCCGGTTCTGCCAGATTCACACCAATTGTTTTTGCTCCATAATGTCTGGCAATAGATAAAAATTGAGCAGCAGGATAAACAACTCCACTCGTTCCCACAACCAGAAAATAATCTGCTTTTTTTAGGATCTCATCGATCTCATTCAGAAAATGCGGCATTTCTCCAAACCAGACAATATCAGGTCTTAAATTTCCCTTACATTTTTCGCATACAGGAACATCGGGAGAAAGGTCAATTTCCTGCATCTCGTATTTTTGTAAACATTTACTGCAAAAACATTTTCGTAGAGAACCATGCATTTCCAGAACTCTATTATTACCTGCTTGAAAGTGCAAACCATCGACATTTTGCGTGATGATAAAGAAATTCTGCTTCAGAAAATCTTCCAATTTTTTTAAAGCAAAATGACCGGGATTGGGATGAACTTCCGCTAATTGAAAATATCTCTGTTTATAAAATCTCCAGACCATTTCCGGATTTGATCGAAATGCTTCCGGAGTTGCAACTTCCTCGACTCGATGATTTTCCCATAAACCATTATTATCGCGAAATGTTTTCAAACCTGATTCCGCACTGATGCCAGCACCTGTTAAAACAACTAATCTATCTTCTTTATTGATTCTGAATTTTGATATCATATTTCTCCAAATATCAACTTCCGAATGTGCGAAGCTCTTCGGAATGTTGTCTTTTACGATAAAACATGAATAAAATATCCCTCTTCTTTAAAATATTCTTCTGCAATTTTATGGATGGCACCGAGATCGACTTTGTGCAATCGCTCTTCTCTTTTCAGATAATGTTCATAACCAAAACCAGTTGCTTCGAGAACAGAGATGATATGAGCTTGAGCGAGCATGCTCTCTTCCTCTAATAATCTTTGACCTCTGATATAATTCTTTGTTTTTTCAAGGTCTTCTTTGGTAATCCCATTTTTCCTGATCTCATCCAGGATAGAAATTATCTGATCTATCACTTGCTTTTCATTTTTTTTGTCCACAATTACAGAAGCCATAAAATATCCCAGCTCTTTGATCGACCTGAATTCAAAGTCTACAGAATAAGCCAAACCTTTCTTTTCCCTTAATTCCCTGAATAAAATGGAATTTGTATCTCCACCAATGATCTGGGCTAAAACATGGAATGCAGTATTTTTATCGAATTCCAACGATGAACAACCAAATCCTCCTATATTGATGATCGCCTGATTTTGGTTCTGTTCTCTCTTTTTAAATCTTTGTGAAGAAGGAAAAATGATCGCTTTAGCAGGATTAATTTTCATATCATTGTTTTGAGCAGGAAACAGTTTATCCATATTCATCATCGTTTTCGGAAAATCAAAATCTCCAACTATGGTCAGCGACATATTCCGAACTCGATAATAATCTTGATGCCAGTTCCGGATCCGGTTCAGGGAAATTCTGTGTAAAGATGATTTTGTGCCCTCTTTGTTGAGAAAATTGCTTTGCTTTCCAAACATCATTTCTTTCCAGAGTTTAAGAGCATAATAATGGGGATAATCTTTGATTCGATCAAGATTGCTATGATAAGTCTGAATTAAATTCTCAAAATAATCTTTGGGAAAGGTTGGATAAGAAATTACCTCGGATAGCAATTGCAGGCTCATCGGAAGGAATTCCCGGAAACATTTCAAACGAACAGTTGTGGCTTCGGTTCCGGGGGAAATACCGAAATTTATTCCATGAGTCGTGCAAAAATTCAGGAATTGATCATGATTCAG contains:
- a CDS encoding NAD-dependent deacylase, with protein sequence MISKFRINKEDRLVVLTGAGISAESGLKTFRDNNGLWENHRVEEVATPEAFRSNPEMVWRFYKQRYFQLAEVHPNPGHFALKKLEDFLKQNFFIITQNVDGLHFQAGNNRVLEMHGSLRKCFCSKCLQKYEMQEIDLSPDVPVCEKCKGNLRPDIVWFGEMPHFLNEIDEILKKADYFLVVGTSGVVYPAAQFLSIARHYGAKTIGVNLAEPENVRMIDEFRQGKAGEILPGLVEEWMLET
- a CDS encoding 2-hydroxyglutaryl-CoA dehydratase, which codes for MQKISIGIDSGSRTTKIVIFQNNRIKYSNVVDTGVNPKTTSEFLSKKTLSNLEINKRDISKIYATGYGRKLVRFADKQVSEITCHARGVNFLFPEVRTVIDIGGQDSKVILVNEKGKVIDFVMNDKCAAGTGRFLEVVAHILELTVDELGKISLQSNEKINIDSTCVVFAESEIIGLISQGKKRADIIMSVHHSIAKRTKSFLSQLHWQKPVVFTGGVAKNVGMTKAISSVLNAEIIVPENSFITGALGAAIFASEVNG